The stretch of DNA AACTTTCCGGCAAAGACCTGCCGCCATATCTGGGTGGGCGGGACCGGTCCGCGAGGACTGAACGGCACGCTCATCCCACACACGCCGCGTACGCGCTCCGGATGCAACAACGTGGTCTGCCAGACCGCCATCGATCCCCAGTCATGACCCACGAGGACGGCTTTCTGCGCGCCCACGTCGTCGATGAGCCCGATCAGGTCGGCGCTGAGGTGCTCGATGTCGTAGTCGGCGATATGTTCCGGTCGCGAACTGCGGCCGTAGCCACGTTGATCAGGTGCCAGCACGCGGTAACCGGCCCCCGCCAGGGCAGGAATTTGATGCCGCCACGAGTAGGCAAGTTCGGGAAATCCGTGGGCGAGAATCACGAGCGGGCCATCCTTCGGGCCCTCGTCGATGACATTCAGTTCGACACCGTTTACTGCGACTGTGCGCTGATTGGGCACGACACCACCTCCTGGTAACGAGCGTTACCAGGAGGTTAGAGTACGGTAACGCTCGTTGCCAAGAGTTCCCGATCAATCCAGATCAACCCGGTGGGCAGGGGTGCCCGTTGCCGACCGGGTCGCTCAACGCCGCTCTTTGCTGCTTGACGCGGGACTTGAACTCATCGGCAGGCGTGGCCTATCAGGCACCACCGTTCGCGGGGTGTGCGCCGAAGCCCAACTCAACGCGCGCTACTTCTATGAGAGTTTTCCCGACCTGGATGCGCTCGTCCTGGCCGTTTTCGACGAGGCCGTGACCCAATTGCGGGCCTGTGTCAGCGAAGCAGTCGAGGCAGCAGGGTCGCAGCGCGCTGACCGCATCCGCGCAATGATCGCCAGCACCGTGGCGTACGTCGATTCTGATCGACGACGCGCCCGCGTGCTCTACGTCGAGGGTCGCGAACTGGCCAAACTCCAGCACCGTCGATCCGAATCCTCCTCACTGATCGTCGAGCTGGTCGCCGACGCGGCTGCCGGCCATCAGCCGGGCGCAGCCACGCATCGCGCGGTCGCTTCGTTCCTGGTCGGCGGGTTCGGCGAGTTGCTGGTGCGCTGGCTTGATGAGCAGATCCCGCTGGAACGCGACCAGTTCGTCGCGACTGCGACCGAACTCTTTCTCGCCGTGGGACGCGTCGGCGCCCGGCTCTCCTCGGCCCACGACGCCGATACCTGATGTCACAGGCACAACCAACATGGGCGCGTGGTGCGCCATCGCTGCAACACAGCACACTTCGCAAGCAAAGCGCGAAAACATTCGCGCTTTCGGCTATGACCACGCTTCCGCGCTGAGTGACGGCGAAAGCGGGTTGTCGCAACGGGTCCAACGTCATGCTGCTGAGGTCCCGCTGACGTCGCCGACCATTGAGAATCGGCCGCCGGGCCGTTACCCTCGCCACACGCGGTCATTACGCGACCGCGGCCACGGGGAGGGCGAAGGATGCACCGGCGTACTCGAGTTTCCGTCACAGCGGCGATAGCAGTCTTGCTGATCAGCGCATGCGGCGGCGCCCCCGAGTCGCGAGGATCCGGACCAGAAAAAGGCACGCTACCCACGAGCGTCGAATTGAGCGACGAGTACGACGACGGCGCAGAGTTCAACTTCGGATTCTCCGTCTACGCGACAAGTTGGGATCCGCTCATGGGATTGTCGGACTACGACATGACCCTCCTCTATCCCGTGTACGACCGCCTCCTTACCTTCGACGCCGCGGGCGAATTGCAGCCGATGCTCGCCACCGAGTGGGAACTCGCCGAAGACGGTTCTTCGGTCACGCTCACGTTGCGTGAGGGCGTGACGTTCTCCGATGGCGAGCCTTTCAACGCGGACGCCGTCAAAGAGAACCTCGAGCGCGCCAGGGTAGCTCCCAGCAAGATCACTGAGCAGGTCTCCTCGATCACCGATGTCGAAGTTGTCGACGACTACACCGTGCGCATCGATGTCGACGGGCGGATCAACCTCGTGCTCGGCTTACTGGCCCAGCGGGCGGGCATGATGGTGTCGCCGGCAGCGATTGCCGACGGAAACCTCGAGACGATGCCCGTCGGCATCGGACCATACGTCGCAACCGATCTCGACCCCGGAAACGTCGCCAGGTTCGAGAAAACGCCTGACTATTGGGATCCCGACGCTCAGCGGGTCGCGAAGATGAACTACTTTCACATGCCCGACGCCCAGACTCGCTTGAACGCGCTACTGAGCGGCGAACTGACCGTCGCCGACATTCAGGCAAATCAGATCAGTAGTGCGCAGAACGACGACATGACGGTAATTGCCGGTCCGATGTCCTCGCTCACCTACCTTGTCGTCAATAACAGCATTGAGCCGTTCAACGACCCCCAAGTTCGCCTCGCGATGAACCTGGCGATCGACCGCGAGACCATCGGCGAAGGTCTCGGCGAGGGATACTGCGATCCCACGATCCAGCCATGGCCAAGTTCGAGTCTCGCCTACAACTCTGATGTGGGCGACGGTTCAGAGGCATGGCCGTACGACCCGGAGAAAGCGAAGGAGCTTCTCGCGGATGCCGGCTATGCCGACGGATTCGAAATGGACATAGCGACGACCAACATCACGTTCTACACATCTCTCACCGAAATCGTTCAGGACCAGTTCAAGGACATCGGCATTACGGTGAAGATCTTCCCGTCTACCCGCCCCGAAGTCGTCGAGAAGTTCCAGGTACAGAAGTCAGTAGAGGGCGCCGTACAAGCGATGCCCGCAGCCGTCGACCCCGATCAGTCTTCCGAGTTGCTGTACGCCACCGGCACATTCAACAACCCGGGGGACCCACTTCCGGAGGAGAAGCTGACGCTGCTCGAGGAGGCCGGCAACGAGACAGACCCGGACGCGCGTAACGCGTTGTATTCGCAGTTCATCGACCTCACGATCGACGAACCGACGCCCTTCATGCCGATCTGCATCACGCAGACTGTGCTTGCGATGCAGCCGGGCGTGAGCGGCGTCGACGTGTTCAGTACGTCGGTGCGCGACTTCCGGGGCGTTGCCGTCGACCCGGCGTAGAACTAGCACCGCGGGTACCCATCTCGCGGACAATTCGGCCCATTGGGTCGATTCAAATACCGAGCGGTACCCACAACACCAATACGCCGGCCCGAACATCGATCACTTGACTTGTGGGCCAGTCGGGAGGACTCCACGATGCGTCGTCGTACTCAGTTCACCGCCGTCGTCGCGGCCGCCGTGCTGCTATTGAGCGGATGTGGGGATTCGCCTGATAAGGGCGAATCCGGTCCGGAAAAAGGCTCACTCCCCACGAGCGTCGACCTCGTGGAGGGGTACGACGAGGACGCCGAGTTGAACTTCGGCTTCGCGGTCTTCGCGACGAGTTGGGACCCGCTGATGGGCGTCTCAGATTTCGACATGACGCTGCTCTATCCCGTCTACGACCGACTCATCGCCTTCGATTCCGCTGGCGCTATGCAACCCATGCTCGCGACCGACTGGGAACTGGCCGAAGACGGTTCCTCGATCACGCTCACGTTGCGCGAGGGCGTGACGTTCTCGGACGGAGAGCCGTTCAATGCGGACGCCGTCAAGGAGAACCTGGACCGGGCCCGGGTCGCGCCGAGCAAGATTGCCGAGCAGGTCTCCTCTATCACCAATGTCGAGGCGGTCGACGAACACACCGTTCGCATCGACCTCGATGGACACCCCAACCTCGTGCTTGGACTGTTGGCTCAGCGCGCAGGAATGATGGTGTCCCCTGCCGCGATCGCTGGTGGCACTCTCGAGACCATGCCCGTGGGCATCGGGCCGTACGTCGCAACCGAACTCGATCCAGGGAACGTCGCCAGGTTCGAAAAAACGCCTGACTATTGGGATCCCGACGCTCAACGGGTCGCGAAGATGAACTACTTCCACATGCCCGACGCGCAGACGCGCTTGAACGCACTGCTGAGCGGCGAACTGTCGATCGCAGACATCGAAGCCGATCAGATTAGTGGGGCGCAAGGTGGCGGTATGAACGTGATTGCCGGCGGAATGTCATCGCTGAACTACCTCGTGGTGAACAACAGCATCGATCCGTTCGGCGATCCGAAGGTACGTCTAGCCCTGAACCTCGCTATCGATCGCAACACCATCAACGAAGGGCTCAGCAACGGATACTGCGACCCGATCATCCAGCCATGGCCGAGTTCGAGCATCGCCTATAACTCTGATGTGGGCGACGGCTCAGAGGCGTGGCCGTACGACCCGGAGAAGGCCAAACAATTACTAGCGGACGCCGGTTATCCCGACGGATTCGAGATGGACATCGCGACCTCGAACATCACCTTCTACACCACACTCACCGAAATCGTTCAAGACCAGTTCGCCGATATCGGCATCACGGTCAATATCTTCCCGTCGACGCGGCCCGAGGTCGTCGAGAAGTTCATGACACAAGAGTCGGTCGACGGCGCCGTACAAGCGATGCCCGCCGCGGTCGATCCGGACCAGTCCACGGCGCTGCTGTACGCGACCGGAACGTTCAACAATCCCGGCGATCCGTTGCCCGACAACATGATGGCGCCGTTGGAGCAGGCCGGGGACGAAACCGACCCGGACGTGCGCAATGAGTTGTACTCGGAGTTCATCGACCTCACCATTGAGGAGCCGACTCCCTTCATACCGATCTGCATCACCCAAACAGCGCTGGCGATGCAACCGGGTGTGAGCGGTGTGGAGGTGTTCGACACGTCGGTGCGCGACTTCCGCGGCACAGCGGTCGATCCGACCAAGAATTAGTGACGCGCCTCCTGGGGCCGCGCCCAAACCGCCCGCGCTTCGGATCGGCATCATCGCCTAGTTTCGCAATAGCGTCCTGATTGCGCTTGAACGTCTTGGTTGCGCATTAACGTGCGCGCTTATGCTCCGTACTCGGGTCACAACCGCGCCACTAAATGCGCAACATAACTAGACTGAAGCAACCACCCACCTCGGCAGTACCCGATCCAGTGCCTGGGGTGCGAACGGTGGTGCGATCGCTCAGGGGCAACGAGGGCAGCGGCGTAGGCCGGCGAACGCGATGATGGACGCGACCATCCGTGCGACGGCGCACGGATCCAGATCAACACGTCCCCACGAGAGGCGCTCCGTACGTAGTCCGTGCGTTCCGTGCAGGATGTCGAGGGCCTCGTCCGCCGCCTTGTCGTGATAGCGAACGCCGTCCAACTCGATCAGCAGCCCGTGCTCCGCATAGGCACCGTCAGCATCGTGCCCGCTGACCGGAACGGTGTACTGCCGAACCATCGGCGGCAAACCGTGCGCCCTTTCGACGTTCTCTAAGTACAGATGCTCAAAGGCGCTGTGCGCACCCGCGGCGCTATCCCCGATAGCCGTCAACAACAACGTTCGGTGTCGAACTCGTCCGCGTCGCTCGATTGCGTCATAGAGCCGTTCTGGCGTCGTTCGCTGCTCCTGCAGCGCGCGCGACACGAGCGCGAGCGCATCGAAGCGGCTCGCGCAGGCGGCATTGTCGATGACGGCGTCCTCCAGCGCGACACGCGGCGGGTCGACGTCAACGATCCGTCGTAGCCGATGCTCATCTCGGCGCCACCGCAACCAAGGCAACGGCGCTGGACGCCGCTTATTGCTGAGAATCTCGATGCGGTTGCGCCGCTCGCCGAGCCCCCACAGGGCGAGCGCCGTCCCGCCGTACGCCGCTGCGCCACGACCGCCTAACTCGAGTCCGGCGTACACCCGTTGAAGCCAGGCGTCGTGGTTTCCGGGGACCGCGAACACCCCACGAGCGACTACCCGCCAATCGCGTGTCATCCGCGAAATCACATTCGGGCCTAGGCCGGAATCGGTGAGATCGGAGCGGCAAACGATCCCCTCGCGCCGATTCGCAAGTCGGACAATCTCGTCAGGAAGTGGAGTTCGCGCGTACATGCGCACAACATGCCGCGCAGCGGACGTGTTCGCGACTCGGTCAACAACCACTGGGAAAACGCGCTCACCTGTGGATAGGTCGGCGCCCTTTCTTGCGCATTCCCATCCGACGACGTAACGCGACTATCTCTCAGACCAGTTGCGGGTTGCCCGCCGCGAGTCGCGCGGTGCCCGGGGCGGAGCGAGCCACGTACTGCGGTGCGATTCGAGGTGCGTTCTGTGCGCGAGTCCGTGTTGCGCATTAACGAGCGCGCTAATGCCCCGTACTCAGGTTGCAACCGCGCCACTAAATGCGCACCACTGATCTCAACGCATCGCGGACCCGCGCGATGCGTTGACGCCCCGTTTCCAGCTTTACCCGAGAACGCGCGCGTCTCAACACACCGCGCTCGCGCGGCGACGCCGGCTCAGAGCCGCGATTGTCCGGTCCTTGGCGCGGCTTACGCGCGCCGGCGCCGACCGATCAGCATCAACGCGGCTCCACCGATCAGCAGACCGCCCCCGAGCATCGCCATCGGAGCGGCGTCCGCGCCGGTCGCTGCTAGTGGTTCGCCCGATGCTGGCGCCTCGTGGCCCGCGTCGGGCAAGGCGGACGGCGAGTCGGCAGACGACGGATCGACGGCAGGCCCGGCAGGATCATCAGTAGACCCGACAAGATCGTCGTCGGTTGGCAGCGCCTGATTATCCGGGTCGTCTGGGACCGCGGCCGGATCGACCACGGTCAAGGTGAACTCGCGACTGATGCCGGACCCACTGGTGACGACGACAACGAAGCTATATGTGCCAGTCTCGGTAGGCACGCCGGTGAGTTTCCCGTCGAAGTCGAGCGTGAGCCCGGGCGGCAATTGCGAATCCGGCGGGATCGACCACCAGTACTGCCCCAACGGGCCGGCGACAGCCGTGAACGTCGCCTCGTACTCCTCACCCACCACCGCGGTGGGCAGGCTCGGCGTCGTGATCAAGATGTCCTGGTGCACGGCCACCGTCGTGGTGATCACCTCGTCGCCGTGGGTCGCGGTAATCGTTACTTCGATCGTTTCCGTCACGACGGACGTCGTCATTGGCATTGTGACGCTGATGCTCCCTGCCGGGAGCGTCACGGTCGCCGGAAGTACGGCCACGTCACTGGACGTCGACAATGTCCACACAGTGTCGGACTCGCGCGCAGGCACGGTCAGGGTCACCTGGGCATCCCGCCCGCCCGGGATGCTCGGCCAATCGATGCTGATCGCGGGGTGGATGATGCTCGGATCGGCGAATTCGATCACGACCTGAGCAACCATGCCTTCGGTGGCATCGGACGTCGTTCCTTCGTCGCCGCCGTCCGAGTCGTCATCGCCAGCCTTACTTGAACCGCCACCACCGCCGGAGCCAGGCGATCCGACTGGCACGGGGGTGCTGCCGACCAGTGATCCGCCTCCTCCGCCGAATGCGCCTCCGCCGCCACCACCACCGCCGGCTTGATCGCTGCTGGCGCCGTCGCCGCCGCGGCTCCCGGACCCATCGTCCGCGTCCGGGCCGCCGCGCCACCCAGCGCCGTAGTTGACTGGGCCGTATCCCGGCGCGGCACCAGTTCCTGTGGCACCGGATCCGCCGCCGGCGCCACCAGGCTGATCGGTGCTGCCGCCACCGCCGCCGCCACCGCTGGCGACAAGAACTGTTAATGCGTCCGCGCCGACCGAGTCATGGACGGATGAGGCCCCGCCGCCACCACCTCCGCCGCCACCGGCGATTCCGGATCCGCCGTCGCCGCCGCCGTTGTAGCCGCCC from Cumulibacter soli encodes:
- a CDS encoding TetR/AcrR family transcriptional regulator, with translation MPVADRVAQRRSLLLDAGLELIGRRGLSGTTVRGVCAEAQLNARYFYESFPDLDALVLAVFDEAVTQLRACVSEAVEAAGSQRADRIRAMIASTVAYVDSDRRRARVLYVEGRELAKLQHRRSESSSLIVELVADAAAGHQPGAATHRAVASFLVGGFGELLVRWLDEQIPLERDQFVATATELFLAVGRVGARLSSAHDADT
- a CDS encoding ABC transporter substrate-binding protein; protein product: MSDEYDDGAEFNFGFSVYATSWDPLMGLSDYDMTLLYPVYDRLLTFDAAGELQPMLATEWELAEDGSSVTLTLREGVTFSDGEPFNADAVKENLERARVAPSKITEQVSSITDVEVVDDYTVRIDVDGRINLVLGLLAQRAGMMVSPAAIADGNLETMPVGIGPYVATDLDPGNVARFEKTPDYWDPDAQRVAKMNYFHMPDAQTRLNALLSGELTVADIQANQISSAQNDDMTVIAGPMSSLTYLVVNNSIEPFNDPQVRLAMNLAIDRETIGEGLGEGYCDPTIQPWPSSSLAYNSDVGDGSEAWPYDPEKAKELLADAGYADGFEMDIATTNITFYTSLTEIVQDQFKDIGITVKIFPSTRPEVVEKFQVQKSVEGAVQAMPAAVDPDQSSELLYATGTFNNPGDPLPEEKLTLLEEAGNETDPDARNALYSQFIDLTIDEPTPFMPICITQTVLAMQPGVSGVDVFSTSVRDFRGVAVDPA
- a CDS encoding ABC transporter substrate-binding protein; this translates as MRRRTQFTAVVAAAVLLLSGCGDSPDKGESGPEKGSLPTSVDLVEGYDEDAELNFGFAVFATSWDPLMGVSDFDMTLLYPVYDRLIAFDSAGAMQPMLATDWELAEDGSSITLTLREGVTFSDGEPFNADAVKENLDRARVAPSKIAEQVSSITNVEAVDEHTVRIDLDGHPNLVLGLLAQRAGMMVSPAAIAGGTLETMPVGIGPYVATELDPGNVARFEKTPDYWDPDAQRVAKMNYFHMPDAQTRLNALLSGELSIADIEADQISGAQGGGMNVIAGGMSSLNYLVVNNSIDPFGDPKVRLALNLAIDRNTINEGLSNGYCDPIIQPWPSSSIAYNSDVGDGSEAWPYDPEKAKQLLADAGYPDGFEMDIATSNITFYTTLTEIVQDQFADIGITVNIFPSTRPEVVEKFMTQESVDGAVQAMPAAVDPDQSTALLYATGTFNNPGDPLPDNMMAPLEQAGDETDPDVRNELYSEFIDLTIEEPTPFIPICITQTALAMQPGVSGVEVFDTSVRDFRGTAVDPTKN
- a CDS encoding Ig domain-containing protein, which gives rise to MAFVGVAAGPGASPASAELPSECTQQSETETVRCVYLYTGATQTFTVPERVHEMSILAVGARGGSGGGETGGAGGLAGVAQIQSESVYSGAEFAIEVGGVGGDGAAPNAAGAPGGAGGYNGGGDGGSGIAGGGGGGGGGASSVHDSVGADALTVLVASGGGGGGGSTDQPGGAGGGSGATGTGAAPGYGPVNYGAGWRGGPDADDGSGSRGGDGASSDQAGGGGGGGGAFGGGGGSLVGSTPVPVGSPGSGGGGGSSKAGDDDSDGGDEGTTSDATEGMVAQVVIEFADPSIIHPAISIDWPSIPGGRDAQVTLTVPARESDTVWTLSTSSDVAVLPATVTLPAGSISVTMPMTTSVVTETIEVTITATHGDEVITTTVAVHQDILITTPSLPTAVVGEEYEATFTAVAGPLGQYWWSIPPDSQLPPGLTLDFDGKLTGVPTETGTYSFVVVVTSGSGISREFTLTVVDPAAVPDDPDNQALPTDDDLVGSTDDPAGPAVDPSSADSPSALPDAGHEAPASGEPLAATGADAAPMAMLGGGLLIGGAALMLIGRRRRA